Proteins from a single region of Canis aureus isolate CA01 chromosome 26, VMU_Caureus_v.1.0, whole genome shotgun sequence:
- the ADIG gene encoding adipogenin, with protein sequence MKYPLVPLVNDLTFSFLVFWLCLPVGLLLVLLIIWLRFLLSQDSEENDSDLCFDWEPWSKGPAQFCWEGTFHS encoded by the exons ATGAAGTACCCCCTGGTGCCACTGGTGAACGACCTCACGTTTTCTTTCCTGGTGTTCTGGCTCTGCCTGCCAGTGGGTCTGCTGTTGGTCTTGTTGATCATCTGGCTACGCTTCTTACTTAGCCAAG ATTCAGAGGAAAATGACTCAGATTTATGCTTTGACTGGGAGCCCTGGAGCAAAGGCCCAGCACAGTTTTGCTGGGAGGGGACATTCCATAGCTAA